Sequence from the Corallococcus soli genome:
CCTGGACGCTGACGCGAAGCCTGGGAGCGCGGACGAGCGTCCGCGGGTGCTGCTGGCGGATCCAGAGGTCAACGCGCAGCAGTACGACCTGGAGGGCGTGGCCTTCTCGCCGGACGGCTCGCTCGTGGCCACGGTGAGCCGCAGCGGCGCGGTGCGGTTGTTCGACGCGGCGACGGGCGCTCCGAAGGGCGCGCTCGCCACCGAGGAGCCGCTGGTGTCGGTGGCCTTCCACCCGGATGGTCGGTGGCTGGTGGTGGGCAGCGCGCAGGGGCTGGTGACGGTGCTGTCGGCGCCGGGGCTGACGTTCGGCGCGGAGTCGCGGCTGCACACGGGGCCGGTGAGCGCGCTCACGTTCGCTCCGGACGGGGCGCTGTACTCGGGCGGCTGGGACGGCCACGTGCGCGCGTCGGAGACGCCGGAGCAGTCGCTGCGTCCGGACGTGGCGCGCACGCATTTTGAACGGCGCAGCGGCTTCGCGGTGGTGCAGGGCAGCGTGGACGGCGGGCCTCCGGTGGTGCTGGCGCTGGACTCGCGCTCGCCGGCCGTGGTGCTCACCACGGCGGCGGCGACGGCGTCCGGCATCGACGTGGCGTTCCTGAAGGAGACCGTCAGCGTGCCGGGCGCGCTGGGCACCACCGTGGCGAGGCTCGCGCGGGGACGGACGCTGCGCTTCAAGGCGCTGGAGCTGACGGGGTTGGACGTCGCGGTGTGTGACGCGTGCGTGCCCCAGGGCAGCCAGGGCGTGCTGGGGGCGCCCTTCAGCGAGCGCGTGGACGTCGTCTTCGACGAGGCGACCGCGGAGGCGGTGCTCACGCTCAAGGGCGGCGCCCCGGAAGGGACGCCCACCCTGATGGCGCGGGGGCTGACGCCGAAGGCGGACTTCTCCTTCCCGGCGCACGTCAACGACGTCACCGTGGACGCGCGCGGCCAGCGGCTGGGCGTGGCCTTCAGCCAGGAGAAGGCGGAGCGCAACCGCACGGTGTACGAGCGCGAGCGCAAGGGCCTGGAGGATCCGCGCGGGCCTTGGAACGCGGGCGCGCTGGTGGACGCGGGCTCCGGCAAGGTGCTGCGCAAGTGGGAGGTGCACCACGGCGTGGTGTCCTCCGCGGCCATCTCCCCGGATGGGCGCTCGCTGGCGTCGGGTGGCTGGGACAAGCAGGTGCACCTCTTCAACGAAGGTGACGCCGCGCCAAGGGACACGCTGGAGTTCGGCTGGTCCGTGCGCCGCGTGCGCTTCGCCCCGGACGGGCGCCAGCTGGGCGTGGCCGCGTGGACGCCGCAGAAGGCCACCGGCAACCAGGAGAGCGACCCGGCGGCGGTGCTGGTGCGCGTGCGGTACGCGTCCCCTGGCGTGGAGGCGCGCGTGACGGCCCCGGCCTCCCCGGCGGTGGAGGCGGCGCCGGCTCAGTAGTTGAGGAACACGGCGCTCTGGGGCACGCCGCGCTGGCGCAGCTGGGCCATCACGCCCTGCACCATGTCCGCCGGGCCGCACACGAAGGCGACGGCGTCCTCCAGGGGCTCCTCGCCCAGGTGGGCCTGCACGTAGCCGGTGAGGCCCTGCCAGCCGCTGGCCCCGGGCCGGCTCACGGTGCGCACCACGCGCACGTCGTCCGCCTGCCACCGCTCCAGCTCCCCCGCGTACGCGAAGCTGCCCGGCGTGCGCGCGCCGAAGTACAGCGTCACCCGGCCGTACGCGTGGCGCTCCTGGTGCACGCTGGCGATGACGGGGCGGATGGCGGAGATGCCGGAGCCGCTGGCGAACAGCAGCAGGTCGTGGCCGCGCGCCTTCACCAGGGGGAAGCCCGGGCCCTCCGGCCGCGACACCTCCACGGGCGTGCCCGGGGGCAGATGCAGGAGCGCGGAGGGCAGGGCCCCCTCGTCCTTGAGCAGGAACTCCCACCGGGTGCCCTGGGGGGCGGGCGGCGAGGCGATGGCGAACATGCAGGGCTGCTGCCCAGGGAGGCGCAGGCGCACGTACTGCCCGGGGTGCGCATGGGTGCCCACGAGGGCCGTGCCCTGGATGTCGAGCACCAGGTCGGTGAGGCCATCCGCCGCGGGGGCGCGGGCCTGGACGGTGGCGGTGTGCCAGTCGCTCATGGCGCCTTTCTAACCGGTGCTTCTGTCATGTGCCCGCCCTGGTAGAGTCAGCCCCGTGAAGACCGTGTTCTGGCTGTTCATGTTCCTGGTCGGCCTGGCCGGCGTGGTGATTCCGCTCACGTACCTGTACACGGCCAGCAAGCTGCCGCGTCTGGAGAGCGAGTTCGACGTCGAGAGCCAGCTGCGCCACCGCATCGAAGGGGACCGCATGAGCGTCCTGGTCGGCCGCATGGACCAGGGCGGCAAGGACCGCGAGCGGGTGACGTTCTCGCGGCCCGACTTCTCGCGGATGCCCAAGGACCTGGTGGCGCTCTACATCCGGCAGATGGACTGCCCCACCTACTTCCAGACGCCGCGCGAGGACGGGCGCGCGTGGGCGTGGCGCCTGTTCGCGGGCGTGACGCTGGGCACGTCGCCGCCGGGTGACGGCGCCTGCGAGCGCTGGCTGGCCATGCGCATCGCGCGCGAGGTGGGCATCGAAGGCACGCTGCCGCTGTCGGTGGCGGCGCACCGGCTGCACGCCTTCTTCCAGAAGGACCAGCTCATCGCCTACGAGCTGTCCATCCTGCGCTTCGAGCGGGGCGTCATCGGCGTGGAGGACGCGGCGCGCAAGCTCTTCGGCCGCGAGCTGGGGGAGCTTCAGTTGTCGGAGCTCGCGGAGCTGCAGCTCGCGCTGCCGCCCTACGGCTACTACCAGGAGCTGAAGGGCTGCAAGAACTCGGGCCTCATCCGGCAGAACCGGGACATGCTGTTGCAGGACCTGGCGGGGTACTCGCTGGTGAGCGAGGAGCGCGCGCGCAACGCCATCGCCCAGCCGGTGGGGTGCCTGTCGGTGAAGTAGCGCCAGGGGCGCCCGGAGCGCGGCCCTCAACGCCGCACCTCCGGAGGAACCTGGGTGAGCCAGCCCACCTCCAGCGCGCCCCACAGGCCCAGCAGGATGGCCTCCGCGGCATCGTGGCGCAGGGACGTGGGGCGGGGCGCGTGGGACCAGTCGATGACCCGCCGCGCGAGTCCATCCGCGGCCTCCTTCGCCTGGGGTCCGCTGCGCTGTTCGCGGGCGTAGAGCAGGCGGGAGCGCCAGTCCTCGGCGGCCACGCGCAGCACGGGCAGGGCGCGGCGGGAGGCCTCGCGCTCCCAGACGTCGGCGATGGGGCCGCCCCCCTCCAGCACGAGCCACGCGAGCGGTGACGCGTCGAGGAGCACGGCGGGCACCGCGCGCTTGAGCCGCGCGTGCGTGCCGAAGTTCTGCGAGCGGTACCAGCGCAGCCGCCCATCCGCGCCGAAGCGCGCGAGGCCGCAGCGAAGCCCCAGGTCCACCGCGAGCAGCGCAGGGCCGGGGGCGGCGGTCACGGGGGAGGGGCAGGGTGGACGCGACGACTACTTGAGGTTGGCGCGCTTCCAGCCATCGAGCGCTTCGATGATCTCCGCGCGCTCCTGGACGCTCTTCGCGTCCTGGTTGTCCTTGATCAAGCTGTCCATGTAGTTGAGCGCGGCCTTCTGCTTCCCGGGGTTGCTGGTGAAGCGAGAACTCTTCGCGACGAGGTCGGACACCACGAGGATCCGGCCATGGACCGCGTCCTCGCTCAATGACTCGGAGCGCTTGGGGGGCGCTGACGCCGTGCCGTCATCTCGGGCGGTCCTCGCCGTCGTGGCCTTGATGGGGGCGCTCGGCTTTGGCGGCGCGGCCTCCACCACGGGCGGCGGCGCGGGCGTCTCCGGCACGGGCGCCGCGACGACCTCCGGTGGAGGTGGTGGAAGGAGGGCCACGGCCTTGGGCGCGGGCGGCGGAGAGGCGACGACGACAGCGGCGGCGGGGCGCGCTTCGCCAGGCGCGCGCGTGGCGATGACCACGCCCACGGCGGTGAGGAGCACGGCCGCGCCAATGGCGATGGGCACGAAGCGCCGGGGTGAGTGGGCCCCTTCATCCTGGGGCACGACCCATTCGGTCGGGACCGGCGCGGGCACCTGGGTGGTGGGGCGGCGCGCCTCCGCGTCGCTGGCGGCGGCGCTGGGCCGGGGCGGGGACTCCTCGGTGGGCGCGGGCGCGGTGGGGTTGGTGCGGGTGGCCCGGAGGGTGCGGCGCAGGCGGGTCAGGTGCTGGCGCAGGACGTCCGCGGAGTTGGGGCGCGTCTCCGGGTCCTTCGTGAGCATCTGGAGGATGAAGGCGTCCACGGCGGGAGGCAGGTCGGAGACGAACTCCGACGGCCGGGGCGGGCGCGCCTCCACGTGCTTCATGAGGAGGTCCACGGGCGAGCTGCCGATGAAGGGCAGCCGGCCGGTGATCATCTCGAAGGTGACGACGCCCATGGCGTACAGGTCCGTCATGGGGCCCACGGACTGGCCCCGGGCCTGCTCCGGCGCCATGTACTCCGGGGTGCCGACGACCATGTCGGTGCGCGTCTGCGCGGTGCGGCCGGTGGGGCCTTCGCCGCGCTTGGCGAGCCCGAAGTCCAGCAGCTTCACGTAGCGCGAGCCGTCCGGCTGGCGCACCAGGAAGATGTTGCTGGGCTTCAGGTCGCGGTGCACCACGCCCGCGCCGTGCGCGGCGCCCAGGGCGGCGAGCACCTCTTCGAGCAGCGCCAGGGCCTCCGTGACGGGCAGCCGGCCCTTCTCCGCGAGGATGGCGTCGAGCGGCTGACCGTCCAGGTACTCCATGACGATGTACTGGCGACCGTCAGGGAGCTGGCCGAAGCCGAAGATGTCGATGATGCCGCGGTGGCGGATGGCGTTGACGGCGCGGGCCTCCGCGAGGAGGCGGGCCACCTGTTCGGAGGAGTGCGCCAGCTCCGGGCGCAGCACCTTCACGGCGACGCGCTTGCCGATGAGGGGCTGGATGCCGTCGTAGACGAGCCCCATGCCGCCCACGCCGATGCGCGAGCGCAGCTCGTACTCGCCCAGCTTCAGGCCGATGAGGGGGTCGGTGATGGCGGTGGCTTCGGTTCCCTGGTGCTCCACGATGACCTTCGGTTCCGGCGGAGTCGGTTGGAACGACGACAGCACGACGGTGCCATCACGAGGGCACACCGCCGTGTCGGACGGAACGGTGAGGCCACAGGTTTCGCAGATCAGCTCGGAAGACATCTCCACCACGGGGGAGCGTAACAGGTGAAATCCCGGGAAGCGAAGTAGGGGACCGGGAGCACGGAGGGCGAGCGGACAAGCACTCGCCCTGGGGTCGCGCTTTCACGCCCGCTGCTGTTGGGCAGCGGGCGGTGAAGGGGCGTCAGAGCACTCCACCATCAGGACCGAGACAATCGAAATACGACGCCTGAACTCCGGGTGCACCAGGGTTCCCGACACTGAACCCACCCGCGCCACCGTCGTTCGTTTCGATGAAACTACCCGTCTCGAAGAAGACCCCGGCGTCTTGCGCACACCACACACCGATGGAGGGTCCTCCTGCTCCACCGCCTCCCGCGCCACCCGGTCCCCCTCTTCCGCCCGGTCCCCCTTTGCCGCCTGGACCGCTATAGGTGCTGTAGAACACACCGGCTGGTTGACCGGTAACGTCGACCTTGGTTCCAAGGCCGCCCTCGCCTCCAGTGCCGCCTTTGCCACCGTCCCCGCCGCGCCCTCCTTCACCGCCATTGCCACCGCCATGGGCAATCAGGCGGGAATTGCTCCCCGCCACGACGTTGGCTTCGATGATCAACAGCGCGATGGATGCCCCTCCGGCTCCTCCGCCCCTTCCTTGTGTGCCTCCACAGCCGCCTCCACCACCGCCACCGCCACCGCCACCGCCTGCGGATTCAGCGGGATCAATCTCGACGTCTGAGCAGCCACCTCCACCTCCACCGCCACCCCCGCCTGCTCCGATACGCCCCTGGGTTCCTGCGGCACCATTTTGCGCTGCCGTAGTTTCCCAGATTCCCTTCTCCGGATTCACCATCCCCACCCCGGTTCCCGCATCTCCCAGGGTTCCAGGCTCACCCGGCGCGCCTTCAGCACCGTCCGAACCTTTTTCCCCCTGGCACGCATAGATGTTGGTGCCGGAGTCGGGGGGCGAGCGAACTCCTGATGCTCCTCCCGCGCCGAAAGGCGTCCCGGGGATTCCGGCAAGACCGTCGGAACCCTTGCTTGCACTGCCGCTGCCCCCTCCGGCCCCCCCCGCGCCTCCAGCTCCCGTGTTGCCGGTTGCGCAGCTGCTCACTCCGCCGTCGCCTCTCCGGCCAGGCACTGAGTCTTTCCCAGCGACGCCATTCAATCCAAAGGCGCCCTCGTTGCCGATGCTCCCAGCAGTTCCGCCCTCCCCCTCGCCGCCTTGTCCGGCCTCCACAACCACCTTGCTGAGGTGCACGGAAGAACTGCGCATGATGCGCAGCGCGATAGATGCCCCGCCGTCATTTCCTCCGGACGCGGAGGTGATGTTCAGGGTGTTCAGCAGCACGCCCGAATCCATGACGTTCTGTACCGTGAACGCGAGCGTGCCACCGTCAATGACGGTGACTCCTTCACCAGGAACGCGGGTCCAATAGCCCTTCCCCTCTGGTCCGGTCCACGTGTAGCCGCCGTGGATGGACACCGGCACGGTGACGATGGTCTCCGGCTCGTTGTACGTCCCGACCGCCAGGTACACGTTCGTGCGTGTCGGATCCCCACCCGCCTGGATCAGCGCCAATGCCCTCGCCAGCGTCTGCACCGGCTCGAACTGGGAGCCGCTGTTGGTCTCGAGGCCATTCACCGGATCCACGAAGTAACCCGCCGACGCCATGCCATCGACGAGGTCGCAGTTCAGGTCCTCACCCAGGGGGTCCGGCTCATCAATGACGTCCGGCTTGAATGTGCAGGTGGGAATCACGGGACCCGCATCGCCACCAGCGTCCGCCGTGCCCCCATCCGGCTCGCAGCGGCCCTCGGCGACGCACCGCTCGTAGGCCGCGTCGAAGTCCTGGCATCCGCCCACGCTGAGCACCGCACCGAACACCGCGCCCAGCGCTCCGACCTTCCAGATGTTCCGCATGGTTCTCCCCGAACTCACTGCCACGTCCCGGCGACGCTGAGTCCACCGCCCTGGGGCGTGAGCGTCACGGACGGCTGAACGGAAGACTGCTTCGTCGGCAGGAAGTACATCAGCGCGCCCGTCACCACCGCCGCCGCGCCCACGCCAATTCCCACCATGCCAATCGTCTGCGAACGCTTGCCGGAGTCCCGCGCCGCATCCGCTTCGGCCAGCGTCGGGAACTCGTTCTTGTCCAGGTCATCGAACTTGCTGCGCGACTGCACCAGGAACACCGTGCCCACGCCCGCGGCCACCACGCCGCCCGCCGCCGGCACCCACGCCCACTTGCGCCGCCCCGGCGTCTCCGGCTCCACCCGGGGCGTGTCGGTCAGGTCCACCCGCGTGGGCGGTTCAACCCCCGGCGAAACGCCCGGCGTCACCGTCGGCTTGTCTCCCGGCGTCACCGTCGGCTTGTCTCCCGGCGTCACCGTGGGCGTCTGGACCACCACCTGCGGCGGCGGCGCCACCGGCTCCGGACGCAGCACCCGCAGCGTGCGCGGCACCACCACGTCCAGCGCCTGGGTCAGCGCGTCCAGCACCTGGTCCTCGCTCACGCCCGGCACCGAGTGCTCGACGAGCGGCGCCCCGTCCTGGGCCGTGTACACGCGCACGCCGGCCTTGTAGGCCTTGAGGTAGGGCACCACCTCCGTCACCATCACCACGTCCGTCTTCGCCGCGAGGCCCAGCGACGCGATGCACGAGGGCTGGGTGCGGTTGCAGCGCATCATCGCCGCGCGCTTCTTCTTCGGCAGGGTGCGGGTGACGTCCGCCACGCGGATCACCTCCAGGCCCCGGCCCTTGAGCTGCTCGGCGACGTGCTCCTGCGCGAAGCCGATGAGGTAGCGGGGCGTGCCACGCGCCACGTCCGTCGGCGCCAGCAGCACGGTGAGGGGCTTCGCGGAGGACGAGGGCGCGGGCGCCTGGGCGACCACCAGGGTGAGCGCGGCGATGAAGGGGATCAACACAGGGCCACTTTCTCCCCGAGCCGACCGCGTCGCAAGGTCCGGATTCGTGGAAGCCGCATGGTGGGACAGGGCCCCACCCACCCGGGGGCGACCCCGATGTCCAGCGTCGGGCGCCTCGCGCGGATGTGTCACGTCGTCACGCCCCCGCGAACCGCGCGGGGACCTGGGACGCAGGGTGCGCCGGCCCTACCGGCGCGGACGCTCGGGCGCCGGACGGATCTGCGTCTTCTCCGACGTGTTCAGCTCCGTCCTGGGGCCCAGGCCGTCCTCGTCGTCGTCATCCTCAGGAGGTGGCGGCGGACCCGGCGGACGTCGCGGGGGCGCCGCGGCCGCGCGCACGTTGTTGGCGGACGCGGGGACGGACCTCGGGGGGGACGGCGGCGGACGCCGGGGCGGCGGGGTCTGCCGGGGAGGAATCTCCTCCGCGAGCAGGTCGTCGGCCACCTGCACCAGCGGTTCGGAGGCTGAAGCGTGGTCCGACTCCGAGAACGGGTTGCGCGTGGGCGGCGGCGTCTTGTCGTCGTCCGCGCCGGGCGGCGGCCGGGGCGGCAGGGCGGGCCGCAGCGCCGGGGCGGGGGACTTCGCGGGCGGGGGGAGGGCCGCCTTGGCGGGCACCTGCACCTGCACGGGCGCGCCCGCGGGCTTGGCGGCATGCCCGCCGGAGACGGGGCCATCCGGGGCCGCGTTCTTGAGCAGCTGTTCGAAGCGGCTCCACTCCTCCTTGAAGTGGGCGGGGTCCGGCAGACCCTGCTCGCGGTGCTTCAGCGAGGGCGCCCATCGCAGGGTGTACGCCTCGCCGACCTGGAAGCTGGGCGGAGGCGGCACGCCGTAGGTGGCGGGGTCGAAGAAGGCGTCGTCCAGGTCCTCGAAGCCGTAGGCGCGCGCCTTCTGGATGAAGTTGGGGATGATGCCGGTGGGCGCGTGGTAGCCCAGGATGTTGCCGTGCTCGTCCTTGGAGACGGGCGTGAAGACGAAGATGTCCTGCGTGCGGTACTCGCCCTTCTCCGTGAGGGGCAGCACCTCCGACAGGGCGATGGTCTTCCGGCTGCCGTCGTGGAGACGTTCGCAGCAGATGACGAAGTTGATGGCGCTGGCCACCTGGGCGCGCACGGCGACCATGGGCAGATCCACGGACGACATGAGGCACAGGGACTCGATGCGGCGCAGCGTGTCCGTGGGCGTGTTCGCGTGCGTGGTGGCCAGCGAGCCGCCGTGGCCGGTGTTCATGGCCTGCATGAGGTGGAAGGCTTCGCCGCCTCGCACCTCGCCGACCACGATGCGGTCCGGGCGCAGACGCAGCGCGGAGTGCAGCAGGTCACCCATGTCCACGCCGCCCTTGCCGAACTTGTCGGGGGGGCGGGATTCGAAGGCCACGATGTGGGACTGGTTGAGCTGGAGCTCGGCGGAGTCCTCGATGGTGAGGATGCGCTCCTCGTCCGGGATGAGGGACGAGACGATGTTGAGCAGCGTCGTCTTGCCGGAGCCGGTGCCGCCCGCGACCAGCATGTTGAGCTTGGTGGCGATGCCCGCCTCGATGAGTCGCGCCATGGGCTTGGTGAGCGACTTGAACTTCATCAGCGAGTCGATGCTCAGCTTGTCCTTGAAGAACTTGCGGATGGAGATGGTGGTGCCGTTGCGCGCGATGGGCGGAATCACGACGTGGATGCGGCTGCCGTCGGGCAGGCGCGCGTCCAGGCGGGGGCGCTCGTCGGTGAGCGGGCGGCCCACGAACTGGGCCATGTTGCGCGCGGCACCAATCAGGCCTTCCTCGGAGAAGGAGGCATCCGTCTTGGTCAGGCGGCCCTTGCGTTCGATCCACACGTCGGTGGGGCCGTTGATCATGATTTCCGACACCGACTCGTCGTCCAGGTAGGGCAGGACGGGCTTGAGGAAGGCGCGGAGCGACTCGGTGTACATCGTCATGGCGGGAGCAAGGCTAGCGCGCCCTGGCGCCGGCCCCAAGCACCCGACCTGACTGCCTGCTCGCTTTCCCTGCCAGCGCCCCCGTATCCTGGTGGCTCCCGGCGTGCGCCCACCGCCCCTGCATCGAGGACGCGTTGGACTTCACGAGCCAGAAACTCCAGGGGCCTTGTATGCGGGGGACGGGACCATGAGGCGCCTGCTGCTTCTGGGGACGCTGCTGTTCATCGGGTGCATGCGGCGCCAGGGAACTTCGCCCGAGCCCTCCCGGGTCGAGGACCCGTCCATCGTCTTCCCGGACTTCTTCGCGCAGCCATCACTGTCCACCGATGCTCCAGGACAGGTGTACGTGCTGGACGGAGCCGTGCTTCGCGCCGTGGGCGTCGCGGCGGATGCGTTCCTTCCCCGGGAGCAGGAGGGACGCTCGTGTTGGAACCGGCGCGAGTCCTACCGCTTCCGCGTCTTGCGCGAAGGAGACATCGCCTTCGTCCGCATGGACACGGATCCCCGCGCCTGTTCGCCGGGCGTGCTCCTGCTGGATGGCGGCGCCACCTACGCGGTTCGCATCTCCGAGGGACGCATCCTGCGCAGCCTCCATGATGGCGAACCCGACAGCCTCTCCGCTCCCGTCGGCCCTGATGCGGGCATTCCCGTGGCGCCGTCGGACAGGTCCATTCCCATGGGAGATACCTCCTGGGGCGAATCGCATCCCGCGTTCCCAGCCCAGTGGCTGGACGCGGGGACGCGCGCGCCTCCTGCACCTTCGCCCTGAGGCGCCGCGATGTTCGCCGCGCGGCATGCGATTGCAATCATGACGCCCCGGGCCCTATCGCACGGGTAGGGTGGGGTCTTACGGAGGATCACAACGATGCTGGCGGACGGGTTGCCCGAAGACTGGAAGAAGGTGCTGCATGACGCCATCCACGCGCCGTCGTTCAAGGAGCTGGATCGCTTCGTCCGGGAGCAACGCAGGGAGCACGCCGTGTTCCCGTCGGAGGCCGACATGTTCTCCGCCTTCCGCCTCACGCCCTATGACGACGTGCGCGTGCTGCTGCTGGGCCAGGACCCCTACCACGGCCCGAAGCAGGCCCACGGCCTGGCCTTCTCCGTCCAGCCCGGCGTGCCTCCTCCGCCCTCGCTCGTGAACATGTTCAAGGAGCTCCAGAGCGACGTGGGCGCGCCGAAGCCTCGCGACGGGTCGCTCATCCCGTGGGCGAAGCAGGGCGTGCTCCTGCTCAACACCGTGCTCACCGTCCGCCAGGCCGAACCCAACAGCCACGCGAAACACGGCTGGGAGCACTTCACCGACGCCGTCATCCGCGCCGTGAGCGAGAAGCCCGACCCCGTCGTGTTCCTCCTCTGGGGCAAGCCCGCGCAGAAGAAGAAGGCGCTCATCGACTCCAAGCGGCACGTCGTCATGGAGGGCACCCATCCCTCGCCGCTGTCCGCCAGCAAGGGCTTCTTCGGCAGCAAGCCCTTCAGCGGCACCAACGCCGCGCTCGAGGCCCGGGGCCAGAAGCCCATCGACTGGCGACTCCCCGCGTAGGCCCGGCGCGTCGGTGGGTTGGCTATAGTGCCCGCCCACCATGGCCACGACGTTCCTCGAAGAAGCCGCTCGGACCCAGGCCGCCGAAGCCGTGGCGGCCATTGAAACGCAGACGTCCGCCGAGGTCGTGGTGGCCGTGCGCGCCTCCTCCGGCCACTACGCCCACACCGATGCCCGGGTGGGCGCGGGCCTCGCGTTCGCCGTGCTCATGGTGCTCCTGTTCATCCCGCAGGAGATCCACCTGGCCGTCTTCCCCCCCGCGGTGCTGCTGTCCTTCTTCGCGGGGGTGGTGGCCAGTTGGGGCCTTCCTCCACTGCGCCGCGCGCTCACCTCGCGCAAGCTCCAGGAAGACGCCGTGCGCACCGCCGCCCGGGCCGCCTTCACCGAACTGGGCGTGTCGCGCACGTCGCGGCGCACCGGCATCCTCGTGTTCGTCTCCCTCCTGGAGCGCCGCGTGGAGGTCGTCGCCGACCACGGCGTGGACACCGCCGCGCTGGGCACGGAGTGGCAGGAAGCCCTCGCCGCGCTGTCCGCCGCGCTGGTCGCGTCCCCCGCGCCCGAGCCCTTCTTCCAGGCCCTGCGCCGCATCCAGCCGCCGCTGGCGCGCGTGCTGCCGCGCATGGAAGACGACGTCAACGAACTGCCGGACCTGCCCGGAGCGGCGGCGTGAGGGGCTCGCGCGCGTTCCTCCTCGCCGTCGCGCTGTTCCTGGGGATGGGCCTCCCCCTCCAGCCTGAAGTGGAAGCGCGCCCGGGTGGCGGCGGCTCCTACCGGGGCTCCAGCCGCAGCTCGTCCAGCAGTCGGAGTTCATCCAGCAGTCGGAGTTCGTCGAGCAGCCGCAGCTCCAGCAGCCGTACCTCCTACAGCTCCGGCAGCCGCGGCGTGTCCAGCTCCTATGGCGGGAGTTCGGGCTCCTCGTCCGGCAGCGGTGGCCTTGGGGCCTGCTGCGTCCTGCTCCTCATCGGGGGACTGGCGGCCATCGCCGTGGCGCTGGCGCGCAGCTCGAACCAGCAGGAGGCCCGGAGCTGGAGCACCGCCGCGCCCCACGGCCCGCCGCCGCCCCGGCGCCAGACGTCACTGCGCGGAAGGCTCGCGGGCCTGGGCCGCTTGCGCGCGCGCGGCGCGGACGGCCAGGTGCGTCCGCTGGATCCGGACTTCTCCATCGTCCTCTTCGAGGACTTCGTCTATTCGCTCTTCGCGAAGGTGCACGAGGCGCGCGGTGGCGACCGCCTGGACAGCTTCGGTGCGTGGCTGTCCTACGACGCCATCCGTTCGCTCCAGGCGCTGGGGCGCCCCACCGCGGTGAAGGCCGTGGTGGTGGGCGCCATGACGTACCACGAGGTGTCCGGCGTGGCGTCGAACAGCCCGCGCGTCTCCGTGACCGTGCACTTCGAGGCCAACTACACGGAGGTCTCCGGCACGGACCAGAGCTGGTACGTGGCGGAGGCGTGGACGCTGGAGCGGGACACGGCCGTGCGCTCGCGTCCCCCGGATGCCGCGCGCATCTCCAAGTGCCCGAACTGCGGCGCGCCGCTGGACGCGGTGCAGGGACACCACTGCTCGTACTGCGACACGGTGGTGAACACCGGCGGGTTCGACTGGGTGGTGACCTCCGTGGCGTCGCTGGAGCGCGAGCAGCGCGGCCCCCAGCTCACCGGCACCACCGAGGAGCAGGGCACGGAGCTGCCCACGCTGCGCGACCCCAAGGCGCATGAGACGCTGGCCACGCTCACGCAGGAGGATCCGAACGTCACCGCGATAGGCCTGCGCCGCCGGCTGGAGTTCATCTTCCACGAGATGCAGACGGCGTGGTCCAGGCGCGAGTGGCAGGGCATGCGGCCCTTCCTCAGTGACAACCTCTTCCAGACGCAGCTGTATTGGATCAACGCCTACCGTCAGGCGGGCCTGCGCAACAT
This genomic interval carries:
- a CDS encoding uracil-DNA glycosylase — its product is MLADGLPEDWKKVLHDAIHAPSFKELDRFVREQRREHAVFPSEADMFSAFRLTPYDDVRVLLLGQDPYHGPKQAHGLAFSVQPGVPPPPSLVNMFKELQSDVGAPKPRDGSLIPWAKQGVLLLNTVLTVRQAEPNSHAKHGWEHFTDAVIRAVSEKPDPVVFLLWGKPAQKKKALIDSKRHVVMEGTHPSPLSASKGFFGSKPFSGTNAALEARGQKPIDWRLPA
- a CDS encoding TIM44-like domain-containing protein, whose product is MRGSRAFLLAVALFLGMGLPLQPEVEARPGGGGSYRGSSRSSSSSRSSSSSRSSSSSRSSSSRTSYSSGSRGVSSSYGGSSGSSSGSGGLGACCVLLLIGGLAAIAVALARSSNQQEARSWSTAAPHGPPPPRRQTSLRGRLAGLGRLRARGADGQVRPLDPDFSIVLFEDFVYSLFAKVHEARGGDRLDSFGAWLSYDAIRSLQALGRPTAVKAVVVGAMTYHEVSGVASNSPRVSVTVHFEANYTEVSGTDQSWYVAEAWTLERDTAVRSRPPDAARISKCPNCGAPLDAVQGHHCSYCDTVVNTGGFDWVVTSVASLEREQRGPQLTGTTEEQGTELPTLRDPKAHETLATLTQEDPNVTAIGLRRRLEFIFHEMQTAWSRREWQGMRPFLSDNLFQTQLYWINAYRQAGLRNITQDARITKLSLARVTRDAYYDAVTLRVHAVSLDFTVRDQDEKVVGGSRSRTRAYSEYWTLIRGRGVKGLADTKKQCPSCGAPLSINMAGHCTHCQARVTSGEFDWVLSRIEQDEAYQG